A part of Astatotilapia calliptera chromosome 15, fAstCal1.2, whole genome shotgun sequence genomic DNA contains:
- the LOC113037350 gene encoding moronecidin-like produces the protein MKCTILFLVLSMVVLMAEPGEGFLSHIIGGIIHAGKAIHDAIQRHRRRGELQVEQELQQQLQQLKQLQQQEKLNQRFNQEQLKRERVVFN, from the exons ATGAAGTGCACTATACTGTTCCTTGTGCTGTCGATGGTCGTCCTCATGGCTGAACCTGGGGAAGGCTTTCTTTCCCATATTATTGGTGGAATTATTCATG ctGGCAAGGCTATCCATGA CGCAATACAACGTCACAGACGAAGAGGAGAACTGCAGGTAGAGCAGGAACTGCAGCAACAACTACAGCAACTGAAACAACTTCAGCAACAGGAAAAGCTGAACCAACGCTTTAACCAAGAGCAGCTCAAACGAGAGAGAGTTGTTTTTAACTAG
- the LOC113037351 gene encoding moronecidin-like, producing the protein MKCIVAFLVLSMVTLMAEPGECIWDAVFHGAKHFLHRLVNGPGVKDAVKDVQQKQEQQKDQELDKRAISYHRRRLNFD; encoded by the exons atGAAGTGTATTGTGGCATTTCTTGTGCTGTCGATGGTCACCCTCATGGCTGAACCTGGAGAGTGCATTTGGGACGCAGTTTTCCATGGAG CCAAACATTTTCTTCATCG GCTCGTCAATGGACCTGGTGTCAAGGATGCTGTCAAGGATGTCCAACAAAAGCAAGAGCAGCAAAAAGATCAGGAGCTGGATAAGCGTGCAATCAGTTACCACCGTCGTCGACTTAATTTTGACTAA